The following proteins are encoded in a genomic region of Leptospira ryugenii:
- the fliH gene encoding flagellar assembly protein FliH → MAKLVFKPIQIADLQEEVEIQVPDKYKKFHKSDEQDDFEIDQEGNIIEQYQGPSIEEIEAELSRYRQETEEQVRQLLEDARKQAKEIEEEGRTKAFQMIQDSKEKIKLEEDSGRAKAEQILDRAKMEVERMIKEAEMKQAEIEHEAYQKGYDAGREVGFKKGQGEVKRLIDRLGTIIGKAIDIREEMIAASEKQMVEMILVIARKVIKDEIIERKEIVLNNIREAMKRIKDRDRIDIRVNFADLELTTAHKDELIKLMESLRKVNIYEDSRVDRGGVIIETDVGAIDARISTQLKEIEEAIRNVEPI, encoded by the coding sequence ATGGCAAAGTTAGTTTTCAAACCCATTCAGATTGCCGACTTACAGGAAGAAGTTGAAATACAAGTTCCAGATAAGTACAAAAAGTTCCATAAATCCGATGAGCAAGATGATTTCGAGATAGACCAAGAAGGAAATATCATCGAACAATACCAGGGTCCTTCTATCGAAGAGATTGAAGCAGAACTCTCTCGCTACCGCCAAGAAACAGAAGAACAAGTCCGACAGCTCCTTGAAGATGCCAGAAAACAAGCCAAGGAAATAGAAGAAGAAGGCCGAACCAAAGCCTTCCAAATGATTCAGGACTCCAAAGAAAAAATCAAATTAGAAGAAGACTCAGGCCGCGCAAAAGCAGAACAGATCTTAGATCGCGCAAAAATGGAAGTAGAGCGGATGATCAAAGAAGCCGAAATGAAACAGGCTGAAATTGAACATGAAGCATACCAGAAAGGATATGATGCCGGTCGAGAAGTAGGATTTAAAAAAGGCCAAGGTGAAGTCAAACGATTGATTGACCGATTGGGAACTATCATCGGTAAAGCGATTGATATCCGAGAAGAAATGATTGCTGCCTCCGAAAAACAAATGGTTGAGATGATTCTAGTGATTGCGAGAAAAGTAATCAAAGATGAGATCATAGAGCGAAAAGAAATCGTATTGAATAACATTAGAGAAGCAATGAAACGAATCAAAGATAGAGATCGTATTGATATCAGAGTTAACTTTGCTGACCTAGAACTTACGACTGCCCATAAAGACGAGTTGATCAAATTAATGGAATCTCTCAGAAAAGTCAATATCTATGAAGATTCAAGAGTTGACCGAGGTGGTGTCATCATTGAAACAGATGTTGGTGCAATTGATGCTCGTATTTCAACTCAGCTCAAAGAAATCGAAGAAGCGATAAGAAACGTCGAACCAATATGA
- a CDS encoding FliG C-terminal domain-containing protein, which yields MKAEQGKNKAAMAYQILGPYLPDEVFEHLSNQEIEKLLETVEKNRREPSAKEERSLLLSFTQFLQKRKPPAQAPKTLSVPINDKEFSLYGDSGAAPIADFLESVWQEEKEKQSSAWETIANLSQAELSALALDESPQVIARILAFAEPEMASEILVEYPDSVREEIILSLAHIDYHSERERDEMSRFYQFKSALIEQKTPVGKIRNRKAKTAGDLLSRLPWEHSQNLIERLQKKSPAFAETIIEHYYRLEDLLLLGRTSLTRFFSEIHPLVIACALKGVETSFKDSIFEHLEAWLVKEIRLEWDSLGPVSLLEIEEAQKGILDRLRDEIETGKLKLWRLK from the coding sequence ATGAAGGCAGAGCAGGGAAAAAACAAAGCCGCCATGGCCTACCAAATCTTAGGCCCCTACCTGCCCGATGAAGTCTTCGAACACCTGAGCAATCAGGAAATTGAAAAACTCCTCGAAACGGTAGAAAAAAACCGCCGAGAGCCAAGTGCCAAGGAAGAACGATCCCTCTTACTATCCTTCACACAATTCTTACAAAAACGAAAACCCCCAGCCCAAGCACCAAAAACCCTCTCCGTTCCCATCAATGACAAAGAATTTTCCCTTTATGGCGATTCGGGAGCAGCTCCCATAGCCGATTTTTTGGAATCGGTATGGCAAGAAGAGAAGGAAAAACAGAGTTCAGCTTGGGAAACGATCGCAAACCTCAGCCAAGCCGAGCTCTCTGCCTTGGCTTTGGATGAATCCCCTCAGGTGATCGCGAGGATTTTAGCCTTTGCGGAACCAGAAATGGCCTCTGAGATCCTGGTCGAATACCCGGATTCTGTCCGAGAGGAGATCATCCTTTCCCTTGCTCATATAGATTACCATTCCGAACGAGAACGCGACGAAATGAGCCGTTTCTACCAATTTAAATCTGCGCTAATCGAACAAAAAACACCCGTTGGCAAGATCCGGAACCGGAAGGCAAAAACGGCAGGGGACCTTCTTAGTCGTCTTCCTTGGGAACATTCGCAAAATTTAATCGAACGATTACAGAAAAAAAGCCCCGCATTTGCCGAAACTATAATAGAACATTATTACCGTCTGGAAGATCTCCTTCTTTTGGGCAGGACAAGTTTGACTCGATTTTTTTCAGAGATCCATCCGCTTGTCATTGCTTGCGCCTTAAAGGGGGTTGAAACTTCATTTAAGGATTCTATATTTGAGCATTTGGAAGCATGGCTCGTAAAAGAAATCCGATTGGAGTGGGATTCACTTGGGCCTGTTTCTTTGTTGGAAATAGAAGAAGCTCAAAAAGGGATCCTAGATCGATTGAGAGATGAGATCGAAACCGGTAAATTGAAATTATGGAGATTGAAGTAA
- a CDS encoding aldehyde dehydrogenase family protein produces the protein MTQATLSKPQPNQMIQTKDAKSYAQADIQRIFALQQKKALELRLSTAKERIQKLKRLKAAIFQHKAEIQTALFADFRKSAREVDISEILPTIGEINDSIRHLKSWMKSIHVATPITLFGASSKIVYEPKGVCLVIAPWNYPFQLALAPLAAAIGAGNTVMLKPSEFTPNTAAVINKIVKSAFADEEVAVFEGDVSVSTALLEMPFDHIFFTGSTPVGKVVMAAAAKHLTTVTLELGGKSPTIIAEDADLKLAAQRIMWGKFLNAGQTCVAPDYVLIPKSSVDQFVQYAKEATEKYFASKEENFVNNGDFCRIINAKNFSRVTSYVDEAVKSGAKIAYGGKFESGQNFIAPTILVDVPKDARIMEDEIFGPLLPIITYDHLDDAVQLINSKPKPLALYVFTSSSRTAESVLKRTSSGGAVVNDVILHLVNSNLPFGGINHSGHGSYHGYFGFKAFSHERSVLKSPKFSLPTLMYPPYTNFVKYIVDTTTKWFV, from the coding sequence ATGACACAAGCCACACTTAGTAAACCACAGCCAAACCAGATGATCCAAACCAAAGATGCCAAAAGTTATGCGCAAGCTGACATCCAACGCATCTTTGCCCTACAACAAAAGAAAGCATTGGAACTGCGGCTCTCAACGGCAAAAGAAAGGATCCAAAAACTAAAGAGATTAAAGGCGGCGATCTTCCAACACAAAGCAGAGATACAGACTGCACTCTTTGCAGATTTTCGAAAGTCCGCAAGAGAAGTGGATATTTCTGAGATTTTACCTACAATTGGTGAGATCAACGATTCTATCCGCCATTTAAAATCATGGATGAAATCCATCCATGTCGCCACGCCTATTACTCTTTTTGGTGCGAGTAGCAAAATTGTTTATGAGCCGAAAGGTGTCTGTTTGGTGATCGCCCCTTGGAACTATCCTTTTCAATTGGCTCTAGCTCCTTTGGCGGCGGCTATCGGTGCTGGAAATACTGTGATGCTTAAACCATCTGAGTTTACTCCCAATACAGCGGCTGTAATTAATAAGATCGTTAAATCAGCGTTTGCTGATGAGGAAGTTGCTGTTTTTGAAGGCGATGTCAGTGTTTCGACTGCTCTTTTAGAAATGCCTTTTGACCATATTTTTTTCACAGGTTCTACACCAGTTGGTAAAGTTGTCATGGCAGCTGCCGCAAAGCATCTAACGACAGTAACACTTGAATTGGGTGGTAAATCACCCACAATTATCGCGGAGGATGCAGATCTAAAATTAGCTGCCCAAAGGATCATGTGGGGTAAATTTTTGAATGCGGGACAAACTTGCGTGGCACCAGACTATGTTCTGATTCCTAAATCTAGTGTGGACCAATTTGTCCAATACGCAAAAGAAGCAACGGAGAAATACTTTGCCTCCAAAGAAGAAAACTTTGTGAACAATGGAGATTTTTGTCGCATCATCAACGCAAAGAACTTTTCACGTGTTACATCCTATGTTGATGAAGCTGTCAAATCTGGTGCAAAAATTGCCTATGGTGGAAAATTTGAATCAGGTCAAAATTTCATTGCTCCTACAATCTTGGTCGATGTTCCAAAAGATGCAAGGATTATGGAAGATGAAATCTTTGGGCCACTTTTACCCATCATCACCTACGATCATTTAGATGATGCTGTCCAACTCATCAATTCTAAACCGAAACCTTTGGCCCTCTATGTTTTTACTAGTAGTAGCCGAACTGCAGAATCCGTCCTAAAACGCACATCTTCAGGTGGAGCAGTCGTAAACGATGTAATTTTGCATTTGGTGAATTCGAACTTGCCTTTCGGAGGAATCAATCATTCTGGCCACGGAAGTTACCATGGATATTTTGGTTTTAAGGCATTTTCTCACGAACGATCTGTTCTCAAATCTCCGAAATTTTCTCTGCCCACATTGATGTACCCACCTTATACTAATTTTGTTAAGTATATCGTTGATACAACGACTAAGTGGTTTGTTTAA
- a CDS encoding DUF3291 domain-containing protein has product MKEFSFLLVALTSWISNCAFASPFQKSAQINQFNLQPDSEVLIALTEVDIAGTNADRSTFWDRVSSVRNDLKNRPGFLGASIRKEVFGSRAWTMTVWTNEEALEDFVYAKEHERAMKEGAPAVRKGTFYRGKKKWKEIPIAWEEAERLLSEEGRTE; this is encoded by the coding sequence ATGAAGGAATTTTCCTTTTTGCTTGTTGCGCTGACGAGTTGGATATCGAATTGTGCCTTTGCCTCACCGTTCCAAAAGTCAGCTCAGATCAATCAATTCAACCTTCAACCTGATTCAGAAGTTTTGATTGCTTTGACTGAAGTTGATATCGCAGGAACAAATGCTGATCGCAGCACCTTTTGGGATCGAGTTTCTTCCGTACGAAATGACCTAAAAAACCGACCAGGTTTTTTAGGGGCATCGATTCGAAAGGAAGTATTTGGTTCTAGGGCCTGGACCATGACTGTATGGACAAACGAAGAAGCCCTTGAAGATTTTGTGTATGCCAAAGAGCATGAGAGAGCAATGAAAGAAGGAGCACCAGCGGTTCGCAAAGGAACATTTTATCGGGGCAAAAAAAAATGGAAAGAGATCCCCATTGCTTGGGAGGAAGCAGAAAGACTGCTTTCAGAAGAAGGAAGAACAGAATAA
- a CDS encoding SDR family NAD(P)-dependent oxidoreductase: MLLTKKYGDFALVTGATEGIGKDFALELARQGFSLYLVARNETKLKSLQTELSKMGAKDTKVLSLDLSESKNINQLFEITKDISFGLIVHAAGFGSGGPLHELSLENEMNMVDLNCRSVVQMSHHYIQKSIQKQRKLGLILFGSLVGFQGVPWTSTYAASKAFVQSFAEGIHREYRSKGIDVLSVAPGPVASGFGSRAGMKMSMAQSSKGIAKICLKALGKTETIRPGFLSKFLGWSLITLPRKMRSILLQQIMHDMIFPKGAKS, encoded by the coding sequence ATGCTACTAACAAAAAAATATGGCGATTTTGCTTTGGTTACAGGAGCAACGGAAGGCATAGGCAAAGACTTTGCCTTGGAGCTGGCACGACAAGGATTCTCACTCTATCTAGTCGCAAGAAATGAAACCAAACTAAAGTCCTTGCAAACGGAACTTTCAAAGATGGGTGCAAAAGATACCAAAGTATTGTCTTTAGATCTAAGCGAATCTAAAAATATAAACCAACTCTTTGAGATAACCAAGGATATTTCGTTTGGATTGATCGTTCACGCGGCTGGTTTTGGGTCTGGTGGACCATTGCATGAGCTCTCATTGGAAAATGAGATGAACATGGTTGACTTGAACTGCCGTTCGGTGGTCCAAATGAGCCATCACTACATCCAGAAGAGTATCCAAAAACAGCGGAAGCTAGGTCTCATCTTATTTGGCTCTTTAGTAGGTTTCCAAGGGGTTCCCTGGACTAGTACCTATGCAGCAAGCAAAGCCTTTGTCCAAAGTTTTGCCGAGGGTATCCATAGAGAATACCGTTCAAAAGGCATCGACGTACTATCAGTTGCGCCAGGGCCTGTTGCTTCTGGATTCGGAAGTCGAGCTGGAATGAAAATGTCCATGGCACAATCCTCAAAGGGGATCGCAAAGATTTGTTTGAAAGCACTCGGCAAGACTGAGACGATTCGTCCAGGATTTCTTTCCAAGTTTTTGGGCTGGTCCTTGATCACTTTGCCGAGAAAAATGAGATCCATACTATTGCAGCAAATTATGCATGATATGATCTTTCCCAAAGGAGCAAAGTCATGA
- a CDS encoding DUF2141 domain-containing protein — protein MKQIFPFFFFVLVTANLGALDLEVQIENRQSKQSTIHCGIFVQADGFPTENKKQYQNTKANVEADGRTICRFSGLNGNTYAVSVLEDLNANGKMDSTLVGYPKEPWGVSNNAPMHTFGPPTFQEASFTLKANQKLTIKLNP, from the coding sequence ATGAAACAAATCTTTCCTTTCTTTTTTTTCGTCTTGGTGACGGCAAATCTAGGAGCCTTGGACCTTGAAGTCCAAATCGAGAACCGCCAATCAAAACAATCTACCATTCACTGTGGTATTTTCGTGCAGGCTGATGGTTTTCCCACGGAAAACAAAAAACAATACCAGAATACGAAAGCCAATGTGGAAGCCGATGGTCGGACCATTTGTCGATTTTCTGGCCTAAATGGAAACACTTACGCAGTCTCAGTTCTTGAAGATTTGAATGCGAATGGAAAAATGGATTCCACTCTTGTCGGTTATCCCAAAGAACCATGGGGAGTCTCCAATAATGCTCCCATGCATACCTTCGGGCCTCCCACCTTTCAAGAAGCATCATTTACTTTGAAAGCAAACCAAAAGCTTACGATTAAGTTAAACCCTTAG
- a CDS encoding c-di-GMP phosphodiesterase: MSEPIQPDQLVKFEFSQELLNSYRKTKQIPIDLYDKNGKILISKKKNPTEEDFGKLLKFELNGAYYLANDQKKVRPSSEAAINPKEVKLFDPEKTTEFAKQTQQLIEELKKENMSNEHALRVHKSVNNILDDFTSNPDFEHGLFNILEILSTAGVSVESEMMTKRTIVAMGMKVRTKKIVPDEDNKPNKKDHLHIMTASFLADIGNSKINIPDRPNLSKEDYQAIQQHPILSYLMTLSSSEISTEIRTLVLNHHRPFRGTGLNNNFPDPKVVFNKLMIVRDKFLKDLSKAIIINDIEYQLRLQETNVTPVNFEEDIAIISLASEYASLTSAQSWRPAYSSLTALKMIVNDSFFSYSNKNIRHLLDYVGSSLTNNENIISPGDYVITASIDSEKQAHFDVCQVLEVDRFQTRPKIQRICTIKPIFKRGNRYNISDFDSNDIRMDRRRAIIDLAGQTSSTQRIIYIVDPSLNEKLYDSISKIARTQA; encoded by the coding sequence ATGTCAGAGCCTATTCAACCAGACCAATTGGTAAAGTTTGAGTTTAGCCAAGAGCTCCTCAATAGCTACCGTAAGACCAAACAAATCCCGATCGATCTTTATGATAAGAATGGAAAGATACTTATCTCCAAAAAAAAGAATCCTACTGAGGAGGACTTTGGAAAACTTCTGAAGTTCGAATTGAATGGTGCCTATTATCTAGCAAACGATCAAAAAAAAGTCAGACCTTCATCGGAAGCGGCCATCAATCCGAAAGAGGTCAAACTATTTGATCCGGAAAAAACTACAGAGTTTGCTAAGCAGACCCAACAACTCATCGAAGAACTAAAAAAAGAAAACATGTCCAACGAACACGCATTACGTGTTCATAAGTCTGTTAATAACATTTTAGATGATTTCACCAGTAACCCTGATTTTGAGCATGGGCTTTTTAACATTTTGGAGATCTTATCCACTGCTGGGGTTTCTGTTGAATCTGAGATGATGACAAAACGAACCATCGTTGCCATGGGAATGAAGGTACGAACCAAAAAAATCGTACCTGATGAAGATAATAAACCCAACAAAAAAGATCATCTCCATATAATGACAGCTAGCTTTCTTGCGGATATAGGAAATTCTAAGATAAATATTCCAGATAGGCCAAATCTTTCCAAAGAAGATTATCAAGCGATCCAACAACATCCTATTTTAAGTTATCTGATGACTTTGTCATCTAGTGAAATTTCGACAGAGATTCGTACCCTCGTTTTGAACCACCATCGTCCCTTCCGTGGAACAGGCCTGAACAATAACTTCCCAGATCCAAAAGTTGTCTTCAACAAACTAATGATTGTTAGGGATAAGTTCTTAAAAGACTTAAGCAAGGCCATTATCATTAATGATATAGAATACCAACTTAGATTGCAGGAGACCAATGTAACGCCAGTTAATTTTGAGGAGGACATTGCCATTATATCTTTAGCAAGTGAATATGCCTCCTTAACCTCAGCTCAATCCTGGAGACCTGCCTATAGCTCACTGACTGCACTTAAGATGATTGTAAACGATTCATTTTTTTCATATAGCAACAAGAATATTCGCCACCTCTTAGATTATGTGGGATCCAGCTTAACAAATAATGAAAACATCATAAGTCCTGGTGATTACGTGATCACTGCCTCCATTGATTCCGAAAAACAAGCTCACTTTGATGTATGCCAAGTCTTAGAGGTTGATCGATTCCAGACTCGGCCAAAGATCCAAAGAATTTGTACAATCAAACCCATTTTCAAACGTGGTAACCGTTACAACATCTCAGATTTTGATAGCAATGACATCAGAATGGACCGTCGCAGAGCCATTATAGACCTTGCTGGGCAAACCTCAAGCACCCAAAGGATCATTTATATCGTAGATCCATCCTTAAATGAAAAGCTATATGATTCCATTAGTAAAATAGCGAGGACCCAAGCTTAG
- a CDS encoding bacteriohemerythrin, translated as MVRDPSLHLEDLKKLWLSKPFQLGIPIIDLQHVWLVHTILILEEALADVSLDSFREDVRQAFTNALQYVSEHFALEEDLMEHFNYPGFSEHVEGHRQFVAKLAEKFAATEEDEVAALGLLQILKKWLLQHILHDDSDYAEFFKKNNIRINAYSNEILREKKYRISKEQLLIYQNVCNQLDKETVETNESTDIVFDIRKIWRTYDLVTHIPIIDLQHIWLLKMIVELDRAISAGDIEKEQVQKFLNQAIAYTKDHFMVEDKIMRQFRYNDFANHMNQHKRFIDFVQLRNEENKMGGKQAAAHLVQDLRNWLLSHIAFEDKKIGISLQTRVRDLSEFTKKMHQNGEIQITGEQKNLYKAVVQSDPQELH; from the coding sequence ATGGTTCGTGACCCATCCCTTCACCTGGAAGATTTAAAAAAACTTTGGTTGAGCAAACCATTTCAACTCGGAATTCCTATCATTGACTTACAACACGTATGGTTGGTTCACACAATCTTAATATTAGAAGAAGCTTTGGCTGATGTAAGTTTGGATTCGTTTCGGGAAGATGTCAGGCAGGCATTTACAAACGCGCTTCAATATGTTTCCGAACACTTTGCACTTGAAGAAGACTTAATGGAACATTTCAATTATCCAGGGTTTTCGGAACATGTGGAAGGTCATAGACAATTTGTGGCAAAGTTAGCTGAAAAATTTGCAGCAACTGAAGAGGATGAAGTGGCGGCCCTCGGTCTCTTGCAAATTCTTAAAAAATGGTTATTACAACATATTCTGCATGATGATTCTGATTATGCAGAATTTTTCAAAAAGAACAATATCCGAATCAATGCCTACAGCAACGAGATTCTTCGGGAAAAGAAATATCGTATTTCCAAAGAGCAATTGCTGATCTATCAAAACGTTTGCAATCAATTGGATAAAGAAACAGTAGAGACAAATGAGTCGACCGATATAGTTTTCGATATCAGAAAGATATGGAGAACTTATGACTTAGTTACTCATATCCCGATCATAGACCTACAACACATTTGGCTTCTCAAAATGATTGTTGAATTGGATAGAGCGATCTCTGCAGGAGACATTGAGAAAGAACAAGTGCAAAAATTTCTCAACCAAGCGATAGCCTATACAAAGGACCACTTTATGGTTGAGGATAAAATCATGCGTCAATTTCGATACAATGATTTCGCCAATCATATGAACCAACACAAACGTTTTATAGACTTTGTCCAGCTACGCAATGAAGAAAATAAGATGGGCGGAAAACAAGCGGCCGCACACCTTGTGCAAGATTTACGAAACTGGCTACTATCCCACATCGCGTTTGAAGATAAAAAGATTGGCATTTCACTCCAAACAAGGGTGAGAGACCTTTCTGAGTTTACAAAAAAAATGCACCAGAATGGAGAAATCCAGATCACAGGTGAGCAGAAAAACCTCTACAAAGCAGTGGTGCAATCAGACCCCCAGGAGCTACACTAG
- the gatB gene encoding Asp-tRNA(Asn)/Glu-tRNA(Gln) amidotransferase subunit GatB, translating into MEYEVIIGLEVHVQLNTESKIFSTATNEFGGSPNTHISTLCLALPGTLPVLNEVVLEKAVRAGLALGCEITQFTKFDRKNYFYPDLPKGYQISQYDKPYATKGGIHVKWKGQETEKFIPLTRIHMEEDAGKLIHSHDSSINRSYVDYNRAGTPLIEIVSEPEIRSSDEAYAYLNELKTLLRYVQVSDCNMEEGSLRCDANVSIRPKGEKGFRTRVEIKNLNSFKAVKQAIDYEVEWQKDMYARGETFKQMTKLWDAALLKTIPMRSKEMSHDYRYFPEPDLPALVITDQYIDDIRRHLPELPRAKKERYIKELGLPEYDAEVLTSEREIAEYFEKALSISKDAKKTSNWVKDEVLGIVNKESISISEFSVGPERIGKLVDLINRGEISGKIAKTVFEEMLQSKDDPESIVETKGLKVVRDDKAIEEIVNRVLETQQESIEAWANGKDRALGAIVGAVMKETKGKADPKIVNEMILAKIGPLGSKKQ; encoded by the coding sequence ATGGAATATGAAGTAATCATCGGACTCGAAGTCCACGTCCAATTAAACACCGAATCAAAGATTTTCTCTACAGCAACGAATGAATTCGGTGGATCGCCAAATACACATATTTCCACTCTCTGCCTTGCATTGCCTGGCACTTTACCCGTCTTAAATGAAGTAGTCTTAGAAAAGGCTGTGCGAGCAGGCCTAGCACTCGGTTGTGAGATCACTCAGTTTACCAAGTTTGATAGAAAGAACTACTTTTATCCTGATTTGCCAAAAGGGTATCAAATTTCACAATATGATAAGCCATATGCAACTAAAGGTGGAATACATGTTAAGTGGAAAGGGCAAGAGACTGAAAAATTCATTCCCTTAACCAGAATCCATATGGAAGAGGATGCGGGAAAACTCATACATTCACATGACTCCTCAATAAATCGATCCTATGTCGATTACAACCGCGCTGGTACACCTCTTATTGAGATTGTCTCTGAACCAGAGATTCGTTCTTCGGATGAAGCATATGCTTATTTAAACGAGCTCAAAACACTATTACGTTATGTACAGGTATCTGATTGTAACATGGAAGAGGGCTCATTGCGTTGTGATGCAAATGTTTCGATTCGACCCAAGGGTGAAAAAGGGTTTCGAACTCGTGTGGAGATTAAAAACTTAAATTCTTTTAAAGCAGTCAAACAAGCCATAGACTACGAAGTTGAATGGCAAAAAGACATGTATGCACGTGGTGAGACGTTCAAACAGATGACAAAACTTTGGGATGCAGCACTCCTTAAAACCATTCCCATGCGCTCAAAGGAAATGAGCCACGACTATCGTTATTTCCCAGAACCTGACCTACCAGCACTTGTCATTACAGATCAATACATTGATGACATTCGAAGGCACCTCCCTGAGCTACCTCGCGCAAAAAAGGAAAGGTATATAAAAGAGCTGGGATTGCCAGAATATGATGCCGAAGTTCTTACCAGCGAACGGGAAATAGCTGAATATTTTGAGAAGGCACTTTCCATCTCTAAAGATGCTAAAAAAACATCCAATTGGGTAAAGGACGAAGTTCTTGGAATCGTGAACAAAGAGAGTATCAGCATCAGTGAATTTTCCGTTGGTCCAGAGCGTATTGGCAAGTTAGTTGATCTTATCAACCGCGGCGAAATTTCCGGAAAAATTGCAAAAACGGTGTTTGAAGAGATGCTCCAATCCAAAGATGATCCTGAGTCCATTGTAGAAACAAAGGGTTTGAAAGTTGTTCGTGACGACAAAGCCATAGAAGAAATCGTAAACAGAGTTCTAGAAACCCAACAAGAGTCTATAGAAGCTTGGGCAAATGGAAAGGATAGGGCACTTGGGGCCATTGTTGGAGCTGTAATGAAAGAAACAAAAGGTAAAGCCGATCCAAAGATAGTCAATGAGATGATTCTTGCAAAGATAGGTCCCTTAGGTTCAAAAAAGCAATAG
- the cobC gene encoding alpha-ribazole phosphatase family protein has product MEIILVRHPETVAPKGMCYGHLDLDIKDPVEKAKETVLEQLVSAPDLIVSSPLLRAKKLANSLAEHFSLPVFQEDRRLMEMNFGEWEGKLWDELPKEETEKWMNDFVNLNAPNGESFVELQSRVLHFAEEWWLAEQNKLQELGAKRLLIVSHSAPIRVLICHKRQIPLNKAFRMKLDFASVTYL; this is encoded by the coding sequence TTGGAAATTATCTTAGTACGACATCCTGAGACAGTGGCGCCAAAAGGCATGTGTTACGGCCATTTGGATTTAGATATCAAAGATCCCGTTGAAAAAGCCAAGGAAACAGTTTTAGAACAATTGGTCTCTGCGCCAGATTTGATCGTATCTAGCCCCCTCCTACGCGCAAAAAAATTGGCAAACTCACTTGCTGAACATTTTTCCCTACCTGTTTTTCAAGAAGATCGCCGACTGATGGAAATGAATTTTGGAGAATGGGAGGGAAAGCTCTGGGATGAACTTCCCAAAGAAGAGACCGAAAAATGGATGAATGACTTTGTAAATCTAAATGCCCCCAATGGAGAATCATTTGTAGAGTTGCAAAGTAGAGTTTTACATTTTGCCGAGGAATGGTGGTTAGCTGAACAGAACAAATTGCAAGAGCTAGGCGCAAAACGACTGCTTATCGTTTCTCATTCTGCACCGATTCGGGTTTTGATTTGCCATAAAAGGCAAATCCCTTTGAATAAAGCCTTTCGGATGAAACTAGACTTTGCATCCGTTACGTATCTCTGA